A region of Aquarana catesbeiana isolate 2022-GZ linkage group LG08, ASM4218655v1, whole genome shotgun sequence DNA encodes the following proteins:
- the LOC141106837 gene encoding uncharacterized protein has protein sequence MITSMRMEEDRSHMTEKILNLTLEIIYLLTGERFPLVKSGDHMTITVPPCDSLKPERHNMEKILEVTKKMMELLTGEVRRILGILGHYPVTDKGCVWMVTVSLCVSGSYKVSGCHCLFLHGGVGVFRRTQGSLQGRHDGQSAAPHITGYGSSNGNPPERCPRPLYSRDSTQEGHTIPHHHQSGNLRDPKVEIKEEIKEEDDEDGVMEEIHKDLYQDTMEESSSYRNPPERCPRPLYSRDSTQEGHTIPHHHQSGNLGDDNIIVKEEYKEEDEEYGVMEEFSEGHKDMMEPPNTRNPPERCPRPLYSRDSTQEGHTISHHHQSGNLRDPKVEIKEEIKEEEEVMEEVYKDLCQDTMVESSSYSNPPERCPRPLYSRDSTQEGHTIPHHHQSGNLGDDNIIVKEEYKEEDEEYGVMEEFSEGHKDMMDPPNTRNPPERCPRPLYSWDSTQEGHTIPHCYKSGDPIDIEFEVKSEEEERYVRDDQQSMEEDGITGTFIEEDTPTEISTGGSLTLNTFLHPYCSLIGPE, from the exons ATGATcacatcaatgaggatggaggaggaccggagtcacatgactgagaagatactaaaccttaccctggagatcatctacctgctgaccggagag agatttcctcttgtgaagtcaggtgatcatatgaccatcacagtgcctccatgtgactccctaaaacctgagagacacaacatggagaagattctagaagtcaccaagaagatgatggagctgctgacaggagaggtgaggaggattctgggaattctgggacattatccagtaacagacaagggatgtgtctggatggtgactgtatcattgtgtgtgtcaggttcctataaggtgtcaggatgtcactgtctatttctccatggaggagtgggagtatttagaaggacacaaggatctctacaaggacgtcatgatggacaatcagccgcccctcacatcaccgggt atggatccagtaatgggaacccaccagagagatgtccccgtcctctgtattcccgggattccacacaggaaggtcacaccatccctcaccatcatcag agtggaaacctgagagatcctaaagttgaaattaaagaagagataaaagaggaggatgatgaggatggggtgatggaggaaatacacaaagatctgtaccaggacaccatggaagagtcatccagctacagaaacccaccagagagatgtccccgtcctctgtattcccgggattccacacaggaaggtcacaccatccctcaccatcatcag agtggaaaccttggggatgataatattattgttaaagaagagtataaagaggaggatgaggagtatggagtgatggaggagttttcagaaggacacaaggatatgatggagccacctaataccaggaacccaccagagagatgtccccgtcctctgtattcccgggattccacacaggaaggtcacaccatctctcaccatcatcag agtggaaacctgagagatcctaaagttgaaattaaagaagagataaaggaggaggaagaggtaaTGGAGGAAGTATACAAAGATCTGtgccaggacaccatggtggagtcatccagctacagcaacccaccagagagatgtccccgtcctctgtattcccgggattccacacaggaaggtcacaccatccctcaccatcatcag agtggaaacctcggggatgataatattattgttaaagaagagtataaagaggaggatgaggagtatggagtgatggaggagttttcagaaggacacaaggatatgatggatccaccaaataccaggaacccaccagagagatgtccccgtcctctgtattcctgggattccacacaggaaggtcacaccatccctcactgttacaag agtggagatccaatcgatatagaatttgaggttaaatcagaagaagaagagaggtatgtgagggatgatcagcagtctatggaggaggatggaataacggggacatttatagaggaggacactcctacagagatcagcacaggtgggtcattaacactaaatacattcctccacccatactgctcactgattggtccagagtag